The Natronosporangium hydrolyticum nucleotide sequence ATGTCCGGGAGGCGTTCGCCAACGAGCAGTCGGCGATGATGGTCGGTGGCGGCTGGGACCTGCGGGTGATCCTGGACGACAATCCGGATCTGGACGGCAACGTCGGGGTGGCGTTGATGCCGGCCGGCCCGGGCGGCAGCCGGGATGTCTTCGCCGGCGGCAGCCACCTGGCGGTCTTCGAGGAGTCGGAGAATCAGGACCTGGCGAAGGAGTTCGCCGAGTTCATGATCGAGACTGAGCAGGCGACCGAGTTCGCCGACCAGATCGGGTTCCTGCCCGGAACGGTGGAGGGTGTCGACGCGGCGGTCGGCGGCGACCCGCTCTTCGGGGTCTTCGGCGAGCAGTTCGTCGACCACTCCCGGGCCTACCCGGTCGCCGGCTGGTGGGGCAGCGTGGAGGGCACCGGCGCCATCCCGGATGAGTTCCAGAAGCTGATGCTCGGCGACGTGACGGTGCCGGAGGCGGCGGCCAACATCGACGCCGCGCTGGCCGGCGCCATCGGGTAGTCGACTGGTGAGTACGACCCTGCGGAAGGGTGGTCGGCGGAGCCCCGCCGGCCACCCGGACGCCCCACCTCGCGCCCGCCGCCGCTGGTCGGCGCAGAAGCTCTTCGACGACAAGCTGCTGCCGTTGCTGCTGGTGGCTCCGGCGGTGGTGGTCATCGCCGGCCTGGTCGGCTACCCGGTGATCCGTACGGCGGTGCTGTCGTTCACCGACGCGGCGGGCCTCTCCGCGCTCACCGGTGGTGAGATCAACTTCGTCGGGTTGGCGCAGTACCGCGAGATCATCGGCGATCCGATTCTGCGCCGGTCGGCGATCGTCACGGTGGTGTTCGGCCTGGCCTGCGTCGCCGGCACCATGCTGGTCGGGATCGCGGTGGCGTTGCTGCTCAACCGCAAGTTCCACGGCCGCGGTGTGTTGGCGGTGCTGGTGCTGCTGCCGTGGGCGATCCCGCACGTGGCCGCCTCGTACGTCTACAAGTGGCTCTTCAACGACCAGTACGGGATCCTCAACTGGGCGTTGACCCAGCTACCGGGGGTGGACTTTACCGGGTTCGCGTGGTTCAACCGGTGGTATACCGCGTTCATCGTGATCGGGCTGGTGGTGATCTGGCAGTCGTTCCCGTTCGTGTCGATCGCGTTGCTGGCGGGGTTGCAGACGGTCCCCAGCGAGGTGATCGACGCCGCCAAGGTGGACGGTGCCAGCGCCTGGCAGCAGCTGCTGTTGATCCGGTTGCCGATGCTCAAGCCGTTGCTGCTGGTGCTGGTCGTGATCTCCACCATCTGGAACTTCAAGATCTTCGACCAGGTCTGGGTGTTGACCGAGGGCGGGCCGGCTAGACAGAGCGAGATCCTGGCGATCAGCGTCTACCGGGAGGCGATCCTGCAGCTCGACTTCGGGCTCGGTTCGGCGTTGGCGATGGTGCTCTTCACCATCCTGATTCTGTTCACCGTCGTCTACGTGCGAATGGCGCGAGAGGAGCAGCCGTGACCACGACCGAGCGGCCGGCCCGCCGGGACCGGGTGCGGATGATGACCTCGGCGCAGGCGCGCCGCCGCCGAGTGACCGCGAGCGTCTTCACCTACCTGGCGGCCGGGCTGGTGGCGCTCTTCGCGCTCTTCCCGGTCTACTGGATGGTGATCACCTCGTTGAAGCCCACCGCCGAGATCATCACTCCGCAGCCGGTGTGGTGGCCCTCGGAGTTCGAGTGGGGCCGCTACCAGCGGGTGATGGACGCCGGGTTCACCACCTACCTGCGCAATTCGTTGCTGGTGGCGGTCGGCACCACCGGCCTCGGACTGCTGGTGGCGATCTTCGCCGGGTACGCGCTGGCCCGGTTCCGGCTGCCGCTGCGGCGGTATCTGGTGCTGGTGGTGCTCGCCACCCAGATGTTCCCGGTGGTCGTGCTGTTGATCCCGTTCTTCATCGTGATGCGCAACCTCGGTTTGCTGGGCAGCCTGTGGGGGCTGATCATCGCCTACCTGGCGTTCATCACCCCGCTGATGATCTGGATCCTGCGCGGCTTCTTCCTCTCCATCCCGAACGAGCTGGAGGACGCCGCGTTGATCGACGGGTGTACCCGGTTCGGGGCGATGTGGCGGGTGATCATGCCGTTGGCCGGGCCCGGGGTGGCGGCGGTGTCGATCTTCGCGTGGATCGCCGCCTGGAACGAGTTCCTCTTCGCGTTGACCTTCATCCGCAGCGACTCGCTCCGCACGCTGCCGGTCGGCCTCACCCAGTTCGCCGGCCGGGACGCCACCGACAACGGCGCGATCATGGCCGCCAGCGTCATGTTCACGCTGCCGGTGGTGATCTTTTTCCTATTTGTCCACAAAAAACTGACCACCGGTCTGGTCGCCGGTGCGGTCAAGGGTTGATCAGCAGCCATACGACGATCGTGAAGGTGGGACGGTGAGCACGCGCAACGACGGGACCCTCAACGGGTTGGCTACCGAAGGGCGACTACCGGAGGCGGCCGACCTGGACCTGTTACCGACCAGCGCCCAGGTGGCGCTGCTGTGCGAGCAGGACCACCGGGCGGTGCGGGCGGTGCAGGCGGCCAGCGAGCAACTGGTCACCGCGATCGACGCCGCCGCGGTACGGCTGCGGCGCGGCGGCCGGCTGATCGAGGTGGGGGCGGGCACCCCGGGGCGGCTGGCGGTGCTGGACGCGGCCGAGTGCGGCCCCACCTTCGGCGTCGAAGAGGGCCAGGTCATCGGGGTCATGGCCGGTGGTAGCGACGCGGTGCCCAAGGCGGCGGAGAACGGCGAGGACGACCACCGGGCCGGCGCCACCGACCTGGTCGCGGCCTCGCTCACCAGCGACGATGTCGTACTCGCGGTCAGCGCCTCCGGTCGTACGCCGTACGTCCGGGGGGCGATCGCCGCCGCGTCGGCGGTGCGGGCGCTCACCATCGCGGTGGTGAACAACCCGGACTCGCCGATCGCCGCCGAGTGCGACCTGGCGGTCGAGGCGCTCACCGGCCCCGAGGTGATCTCGGGCTCGACCCGGCTGAAGGCGGGCACCGCCCAGAAGCTGGTGCTGAACACCTTCTCCACGTTGCTGATGGTGAAGCTCGGCCACACCTACGGCGACCTCATGGTCAACGTCCGGGCCAGCAACACCAAGCTGCGATGGCGCAGCCAGCGGATCGTCGCGGAGGCGGCCGGGGTCGACACCGAACAGGCGGCCGAGGCCCTGACCGAGGCCGGCGGCCAGGCGAAGGTAGCGACCGTGATGCTGCTCGCCGGGGTGGACGCGGCGACCGCCCGTTCCCGACTGACGGCCGCTGCCGGCCACGTCCGCGCGGCGGTGGCCGGCAGCGCCGCGCCGTGACCCCGGTGGGTGGGCCGGCGCCGCCGGTCCGCACCACCCCGATTCGGGTGCTCGGGCTGATGTCCGGCACCTCAGCCGATGGCGTGGACGCCGCGGTCGCCCAACTCGCGCTCGCCGGCGACACACTGGAACTCACGCCGCTGGCTGCGCACACCGACCCGTGGCCGCCGGAGCTGCGGCGACGGATCCTGGCCGCGCCCGAGGCCGGGGCGGCGGAGCTGTGTCGGCTGCACCGCGACCTCGGGGCGGCGCTCGGCGAGGTGGCGGTCGGCGCCATCGACCAGTACGGGCCGGTCGACCTGCTGGTCAGCCACGGCCAGACCATCCACCACGAGGTCGGCCCCGACGGCGCCGTCCACAGCACCCTGCAGCTGGGGGCGGCGGCCCAGCTGGCCGAGCAGACCGGCGTCCCGGTCGTGGCCGACCTGCGTACCCGGGATGTGGCGGCCGGTGGGCAAGGCGCGCCACTGGTGAGCATAGTGGACGAGCTGCTGTTGGTGGGGTCGGCGGACGCGGGCGGGCCGCCCGGCGGCGACGAGCCGGTGGCCGCGCTGAACCTCGGCGGGATCGCCAACCTCACCGTGGTCCGGCCGGCCGCGCCTACCCTCGCCTTCGACTGTGGCCCGGCCAACGCGCTGCTCGATGTGGCGGTCGCCCGCGCCACCGGCGAGCCGTACGACGAGGGTGGTGCGCTGGCCGCCCGCGGCACCGTCGACGACCGGCTGCTGGCGGTGCTGCTCGCCGACCCGTACCTGGCGGCGGCGCCGCCGAAGTCCACTGGCCGCGAGCGGTACCACGCCGGCTACCTGGACGCCGCGCTCGCGGTCGCGCCGGTCCTCGCGCCGGCCGACCTACTGGCGACCCTGGCCGAGTTCACCGCCGCCGCGGTCGCCGCCGATGTCGCCCGCTACCGGGTGCGCCGGGTCTTCGCCGCCGGTGGCGGGGTGCACAACGCCGGGTTGCTGGCGGCGCTGCGGCGCCGGCTCGCCGCCGCCGGGGCGCAGCTGTTGACGACGGCGCAGTGGGGGTTGCCGGTCGACGCCCGCGAGGCGTACGCGTTCGCGGTGCTCGGCTGGCTGACCTGGCACGGGCTGCCGGGAACCATCCCCAGCTGTACCGGCGCGACCGGTGCCCGGGTGTTGGGGTCGATCACCCCGGGCCGGGAACCGCTGCGGCTGCCGCCGCCGCTGCCCACCCCGCCACGGCGGGCGCTGGTCCGGCGCTGACCGCCCGTCACCGGTGACCTGGCCACCGACCGTGCCAGAATGATCTAGCAGCGCAAACGGGGAGGGCACCCTGCGGGACATTCTGGCGGCGTTCGCGGCCCTCTGGGTGATCACCTTGGTGGGGTGGCTGGTCGGCCGGTCCGGACTGCTCGGCGCCGGCGCGGAGACCGTGCTGGCGCGAGTGGTCTACTTCGTCGCCGCCCCGGCGCTGCTGTTCGCCACCGTCGCCACCACCCCGGTCGGCGGCGTCTTTACCCCGGCGTTCGTGCCGTTCCTGGCCAGCACGGTGGTGGTGGCGATCGCGGCCGCCGCGGTCGCCCGCTGGCGGTGGCGGCTCGACCGGGGCGACGGCACAGTAGCCACCCTCTGCGCCTCCTACGTCAACGGCGGCTACCTCGGCATCCCGATCGCCGCGTTCGTGCTCGGTGATGTGTCGTTCGCGGTACCGGTGCTGCTGTTCCAGACGCTGCTGTTCAGCCCGGTCGCGCTGTGGCTGCTCGACTCTCGGCCGGGGCTCCGAGGCCTGCTGTCGTTGCCGTTACGCAACCCGATCATCCCCGCCTGCGTACTCGGATTCGTGGTGACCGCGGTGGGCTGGACCCTGCCGGCGGAGGTGCTGCGGCCGTTTGAACTGACCGGCTCGGCGGCGGTGCCGTTGGCGCTGCTGGCGCTGGGGCTCTCGCTCGGCGGCGCCCGGCCGTGGGGCGGTGGCGCCGACGCCGAACCCCGGTACGCGGTGGTGGCGGCGAAGGTGGTGCTGCAGCCGCTGGTGGCCTACCTGGTGGCGTTGCTGCTCGGCTTGGAGGGGGAGCTGCTGCTCGCGGCGGTGGTGATGTCGGGCCTGCCGACGGCGCAGAACATCTTTGTCTACGCCGCCCGGTTCGGCAAGGGCACCCGGCTGGCCCGGGATGCGGTGACCCTCTCCACCGTCCTGGCGGCGGTGACGCTGGTGCTGGTGGCGCTCTGGCTCGGGTGAATTGACCCGCTGGCGGTCGCGGCGGCGCCGGTGGCTACTGCGGCGGTTGCTCGCCCGGCCCGGACTGCTCGGCGAGGAACCGCTCCAGCTCCGCGCCCAGCTCCTCGGCGGTGGGCAGCCCGGATGGGTCGGCGAGCAGGCTCGGCCGCTGCCGCGACTGCAGCATCGAGTCGTACTGACTCTCCAACCCCTGAACGTGGCTGGCGACCTCATCCGACTTGGCCACCTGGGCGTCGATGTTGGCGCGCATCGTCTCCGCCGCCTGATGCAGCTCGTCGGTGGGCAGCGCCAGCCCGGTCAACCGGGACACCGAGGTG carries:
- a CDS encoding carbohydrate ABC transporter permease; the encoded protein is MSTTLRKGGRRSPAGHPDAPPRARRRWSAQKLFDDKLLPLLLVAPAVVVIAGLVGYPVIRTAVLSFTDAAGLSALTGGEINFVGLAQYREIIGDPILRRSAIVTVVFGLACVAGTMLVGIAVALLLNRKFHGRGVLAVLVLLPWAIPHVAASYVYKWLFNDQYGILNWALTQLPGVDFTGFAWFNRWYTAFIVIGLVVIWQSFPFVSIALLAGLQTVPSEVIDAAKVDGASAWQQLLLIRLPMLKPLLLVLVVISTIWNFKIFDQVWVLTEGGPARQSEILAISVYREAILQLDFGLGSALAMVLFTILILFTVVYVRMAREEQP
- a CDS encoding carbohydrate ABC transporter permease gives rise to the protein MTTTERPARRDRVRMMTSAQARRRRVTASVFTYLAAGLVALFALFPVYWMVITSLKPTAEIITPQPVWWPSEFEWGRYQRVMDAGFTTYLRNSLLVAVGTTGLGLLVAIFAGYALARFRLPLRRYLVLVVLATQMFPVVVLLIPFFIVMRNLGLLGSLWGLIIAYLAFITPLMIWILRGFFLSIPNELEDAALIDGCTRFGAMWRVIMPLAGPGVAAVSIFAWIAAWNEFLFALTFIRSDSLRTLPVGLTQFAGRDATDNGAIMAASVMFTLPVVIFFLFVHKKLTTGLVAGAVKG
- the murQ gene encoding N-acetylmuramic acid 6-phosphate etherase; its protein translation is MSTRNDGTLNGLATEGRLPEAADLDLLPTSAQVALLCEQDHRAVRAVQAASEQLVTAIDAAAVRLRRGGRLIEVGAGTPGRLAVLDAAECGPTFGVEEGQVIGVMAGGSDAVPKAAENGEDDHRAGATDLVAASLTSDDVVLAVSASGRTPYVRGAIAAASAVRALTIAVVNNPDSPIAAECDLAVEALTGPEVISGSTRLKAGTAQKLVLNTFSTLLMVKLGHTYGDLMVNVRASNTKLRWRSQRIVAEAAGVDTEQAAEALTEAGGQAKVATVMLLAGVDAATARSRLTAAAGHVRAAVAGSAAP
- a CDS encoding anhydro-N-acetylmuramic acid kinase — encoded protein: MTPVGGPAPPVRTTPIRVLGLMSGTSADGVDAAVAQLALAGDTLELTPLAAHTDPWPPELRRRILAAPEAGAAELCRLHRDLGAALGEVAVGAIDQYGPVDLLVSHGQTIHHEVGPDGAVHSTLQLGAAAQLAEQTGVPVVADLRTRDVAAGGQGAPLVSIVDELLLVGSADAGGPPGGDEPVAALNLGGIANLTVVRPAAPTLAFDCGPANALLDVAVARATGEPYDEGGALAARGTVDDRLLAVLLADPYLAAAPPKSTGRERYHAGYLDAALAVAPVLAPADLLATLAEFTAAAVAADVARYRVRRVFAAGGGVHNAGLLAALRRRLAAAGAQLLTTAQWGLPVDAREAYAFAVLGWLTWHGLPGTIPSCTGATGARVLGSITPGREPLRLPPPLPTPPRRALVRR
- a CDS encoding AEC family transporter, translated to MAAFAALWVITLVGWLVGRSGLLGAGAETVLARVVYFVAAPALLFATVATTPVGGVFTPAFVPFLASTVVVAIAAAAVARWRWRLDRGDGTVATLCASYVNGGYLGIPIAAFVLGDVSFAVPVLLFQTLLFSPVALWLLDSRPGLRGLLSLPLRNPIIPACVLGFVVTAVGWTLPAEVLRPFELTGSAAVPLALLALGLSLGGARPWGGGADAEPRYAVVAAKVVLQPLVAYLVALLLGLEGELLLAAVVMSGLPTAQNIFVYAARFGKGTRLARDAVTLSTVLAAVTLVLVALWLG